A region from the Lolium perenne isolate Kyuss_39 chromosome 4, Kyuss_2.0, whole genome shotgun sequence genome encodes:
- the LOC139839192 gene encoding uncharacterized protein At4g02000-like — protein MAPVDLQEMLKRMVLKDEELDDVVLPKEEVMNLKEGARWMAVVKVHTTRRFGNQPFFQKMDAAWGFAKSWTIRPVEDNLFVLQVSCLGDWNRVMNDGPWIFRQQGVMVEPYDGVADPNTMVLNRLHAWVQVRGITPLFRKEAIVRDMAARIGEVLGVELYALGASGTSFVRVRVKLDVSKALTRVVGLHPEGSDRMMFQVLYKKLPKFCDFCGLLGHDDTECEDGVHDKTALQYRDW, from the coding sequence ATGGCCCCGGTGGACTTGCAAGAGATGCTGAAGAGGATGGTCTTGAAGGATGAGGAGTTGGATGATGTGGTTCTTCCAAAGGAGGAAGTCATGAATCTGAAGGAGGGAGCGCGCTGGATGGCGGTGGTCAAGGTGCACACCACTAGGCGGTTTGGGAACCAGCCGTTCTTTCAGAAGATGGACGCAGCCTGGGGTTTCGCGAAGAGTTGGACTATACGGCCGGTCGAGGACAACCTGTTTGTGCTGCAGGTTTCATGCCTGGGAGACTGGAACAGGGTCATGAACGATGGACCCTGGATCTTCCGCCAGCAGGGAGTAATGGTGGAACCTTACGATGGTGTGGCTGATCCGAACACGATGGTGCTCAATCGCCTCCATGCCTGGGTTCAGGTGCGAGGGATCACGCCGCTGTTTCGAAAGGAGGCGATCGTGCGTGACATGGCCGCGCGGATTGGCGAGGTTCTGGGAGTGGAGCTGTATGCGCTGGGAGCCAGCGGTACGAGCTTTGTGCGTGTGAGGGTCAAGCTGGATGTCAGCAAAGCACTGACCAGAGTTGTCGGCCTGCACCCTGAGGGGAGCGACCGAATGATGTTTCAAGTACTGTACAAGAAGCTACCCAAGTTCTGTGATTTCTGTGGTCTCCTTGGACACGACGACACGGAATGTGAGGATGGAGTCCATGACAAAACGGCGCTGCAATACAGAgactggtga